One part of the Vicia villosa cultivar HV-30 ecotype Madison, WI linkage group LG6, Vvil1.0, whole genome shotgun sequence genome encodes these proteins:
- the LOC131612947 gene encoding auxin-responsive protein SAUR32, with the protein MGSGERSVKGFLLHGKKQGVPKGFLAIKVGQDEEDRQRFVVPVIYFNHPLFMQLLKEAEEEYGFDQKGTITIPCHVEEFRNIRGLIDREKSLHHNHHGGCFGF; encoded by the coding sequence ATGGGGAGCGGTGAGAGAAGTGTGAAAGGGTTTCTTCTGCATGGGAAGAAGCAAGGTGTACCGAAAGGGTTTCTTGCGATCAAAGTGGGACAAGATGAAGAAGATCGACAGAGATTCGTTGTGCCGGTGATTTACTTCAACCATCCACTTTTCATGCAGCTTTTGAAAGAAGCTGAGGAAGAATATGGTTTTGATCAGAAAGGGACGATAACGATTCCTTGTCATGTTGAAGAGTTTAGAAATATTAGAGGTTTGATTGATAGGGAAAAGTCtcttcatcataatcatcatggtGGATGCTTTGGATTTTGA
- the LOC131610770 gene encoding CDPK-related kinase 3 — translation MGQCYGKTSPGAGNSNGNDDENHHGRENATTIIATTEYHRSPVTIPSVKTTPARSSSHASPWPSPYPHGVNPSPSPARTSTPRRFFRRPFPPPSPAKHIRESLAKRLGKGKPKEGPIPEERGVEVDSQSLDKSFGYSKNFGAKYELGKEVGRGHFGHTCSARAKKGDLKDQPVAVKIISKSKMTTAIAIEDVRREVKLLKALSGHKHLVKFHDACEDANNVYIVMELCEGGELLDRILSRGGRYTEEDAKVIVLQILSVAAFCHLQGVVHRDLKPENFLFTSRSEDADMKLIDFGLSDFIRPEERLNDIVGSAYYVAPEVLHRSYSVEADIWSIGVITFILLCGSRPFWARTESGIFRTVLRADPNFDDLPWPSVSPEAKDFVKRLLNKDYRKRMTAAQALTHPWLRDESHPIPLDILIYKLVKSYLHATPFKRAAVKALSKALTEEQLVYLRAQFRLLEPNSNGHVSLDNFKMALARHATEAMRESRVLDIIHTMEPLAYRKMDFEEFCAAATSTYQLEALDRWEDIACTAFEHFESEGNRVISIEELARELNLGPSAYSVLRDWIRNTDGKLSLLGYTKFLHGVTLRSSVPRPRQS, via the exons ATGGGTCAGTGTTACGGCAAGACTTCTCCCGGCGCCGGCAACAGTAACGGTAACGATGACGAAAATCACCATGGCAGAGAAAACGCAACCACCATAATTGCTACCACCGAGTATCATCGTTCTCCGGTAACGATTCCGTCTGTGAAGACTACTCCAGCTCGGTCCTCCTCGCACGCTAGTCCGTGGCCTAGTCCCTATCCTCATGGCGTTAACCCGAGTCCTTCGCCAGCTAGGACGTCGACGCCGAGGAGATTTTTCCGGCGGCCGTTTCCGCCGCCTTCTCCGGCGAAGCATATAAGGGAGTCGTTGGCGAAGAGGCTGGGGAAGGGGAAGCCGAAGGAGGGACCGATACCGGAGGAGAGAGGTGTGGAGGTGGATTCGCAGTCGCTTGATAAGAGTTTTGGGTATAGTAAGAATTTTGGTGCTAAGTATGAGTTGGGGAAGGAAGTGGGACGAGGGCATTTTGGTCATACTTGTTCAGCTAGGGCTAAGAAAGGTGATCTTAAAGACCAACCTGTTGCTGTTAAGATCATTTCCAAGTCCAAG ATGACCACAGCAATAGCAATTGAAGATGTTCGAAGAGAAGTAAAGCTGTTGAAAGCTCTGTCAGGCCATAAGCATCTTGTCAAATTTCACGATGCTTGTGAGGATGCCAATAATGTCTACATAGTTATGGA ATTGTGTGAAGGTGGGGAGCTTCTTGACCGAATTTTGTCAAG AGGAGGAAGGTATACCGAGGAGGATGCAAAAGTTATTGTTTTGCAGATTCTAAGTGTAGCTGCTTTTTGTCATCTTCAAGGTGTCGTGCATCGTGACCTGAAGCCTGAG AATTTTCTCTTCACTTCAAGAAGTGAAGATGCTGATATGAAGCTGATTGATTTTGGTCTGTCTGACTTCATTAGGCCAG AGGAGCGGTTGAATGACATTGTCGGGAGTGCATATTATGTTGCACCCGAAGTCCTTCACAGGTCTTACAGTGTGGAAGCAGATATATGGAGTATTGGTGTTATCACCTTCATCTTATTATGCGGAAGTCGTCCATTCTGGGCACGAACAGAATCTGGAATCTTTCGTACGGTTCTCAGAGCTGATCCTAACTTCGATGACTTACCTTGGCCATCTGTGTCTCCAGAGGCCAAGGACTTCGTTAAAAGGCTCCTTAACAAGGACTACCGAAAAAGAATGACAGCCGCTCAAGCTCTAA CTCACCCTTGGTTGAGGGACGAAAGCCATCCTATCCCTTTAGATATACTGATTTATAAGTTGGTGAAATCCTATCTCCACGCGACACCATTCAAACGTGCAGCAGTGAAg GCTCTTTCGAAAGCATTGACGGAGGAGCAGCTAGTGTATCTTAGAGCACAATTCAGATTGTTGGAACCAAATAGTAACGGGCATGTCTCCCTCGACAACTTCAAAATG GCTCTTGCACGCCATGCAACTGAAGCCATGAGGGAATCGAGGGTTCTTGACATCATACATACG ATGGAACCACTTGCCTATAGAAAGATGGATTTCGAAGAATTTTGTGCAGCTGCAACGAGCACATATCAACTGGAGGCACTTGATCGGTGGGAAGATATTGCCTGCACTGCATTTGAGCATTTCGAGAGTGAGGGAAACCGAGTAATATCGATCGAAGAATTAGCAAGA GAGCTAAATCTTGGTCCTTCGGCGTATTCAGTTCTCAGAGATTGGATTCGAAATACTGACGGAAAGCTTAGTTTACTTGGATATACAAAATTTTTGCATGGCGTGACTCTGCGGAGTTCTGTTCCCAGACCTCGTCAATCTTGA
- the LOC131615119 gene encoding uncharacterized protein LOC131615119, translated as MSQSSPSKKSSPTSEIASGSRAPNVVSDQDVVLDVMPLNSVPATDTVCNPPRKMHARKSTGGSVPETFSVQGREGSAYVHNAIAGIVTRILNEGHKVDGISVPLAQMSASKNSKDDQDGQDDASKDQGDVETSVDNTDEKNPGAKEVETSEAINVETSGTKDAEVLEPEKAEEVPVAASKETPNEGPTVHDVVNLDDLDDSIDIADDELISSISHRVKTRKGKQACDQDFSKPQVTPQKKVTIKKVKKVLAEPSTTGSKATVKKRKERSVSVPEDDVLSRDAEAQPELEVTDNEVCKVITGGKVKKWPIKSKLFASSLNVRYALLHKIGAANWVPTNHTSTIAVGLGRFIYAVGTKTKFDYGTYIFDQTMRHVGTSATKLPIAFPSLICGIILKRHPEILKSKDSVCKRESALSFHYKLLQRSDDKTSAGTSQPSKSVNKALLIAELKETCQELDNRKLKLENLIHSLEQSTDDDLAGEKGGDNMDEDKEAEEEAEEEAEGAESGSSDAAEWTSSSSDDNPGGSSDEDSDGSDD; from the exons ATGTCTCAGAGTTCTCCCTCAAAGAAATCTTCTCCTACCTCTGAAATAGCATCAGGTTCTAGGGCACCAAATGTTGTGAGTGATCAAGATGTTGTGCTGGATGTTATGCCTTTGAACTCTGTTCCTGCTACCGATACTGTTTGTAATccaccaagaaagatgcatgcaagaaaatcaactgggGGATCTGTTCCTGAAACCTTTTCTGTTCAAGGTAGAGAGGGTTCTGCTTATGTTCACAATGCGATCGCAGGTATTGTcacaagaatcttgaatgaagggcacaaGGTTGATGGGATATCTGTTCCTCTAGCCCAGATGTCTGCCTCTAAGAACAGCAAAGATGATCAAGATGGTCAAGATGATGCTAGCAAAGATCAGGGTGATGTTGAGACATCGGTTGATAACACTGATGAGAAGAACCCAGGTGCCAAAGAAGTTGAGACATCTGAAGCTATTAATGTTGAAACATCTGGTACTAAAGATGCTGAAGTTCTTGAGCCTGAGAAAGCTGAAGAGGTTCCTGTTGCTGCTTCTAAAGAAACCCCTAATGAAGGTCCTACTGTGCATGATGTTGTGAATCTGGATGATCTGGATGATTCTATTGACATTGCTGATGATGAACTCATCTCTAGCATCTCTCATAGAGTCAAGACTCGTAAGGGCAAACAGGCTTGTGATCAAGATTTCTCCAAACCTCAGGTTACTCCTCAAAAGAAGGTCACTATAAAGAAGGTCAAGAAGGTCCTTGCTGAACCTTCAACCACAGGGAGCAAGGCTactgtgaagaagaggaaggaaagaagtgTTTCTGTCCCAGAAGATGATGTcttaa GTAGAGATGCtgaggctcaacctgagcttgaagtgactGATAATGAGGTTTGCAAGGTAATCACTGGTGGTAAGGTTAAGAAGTGGCCCATAAAGAGCAAACTGTTTGCTAGTTCTCTTAATGTCAGGTATGCATTGCTGCACAAAATTGGTGCTGCTAACTGGGTGCCTACCAATCACACTTCCACCATTGCTGTTGGCCTAGGAAGATTCATATATGCTGTGGGAACCAAGACAAAATTTGACTATGGGACCTACATATTTGATCAAACTATGAGGCATGTTGGTACCTCTGCTACCAAGCTTCCCATTGCTTTCCCATCTTTGATATGTGGAATAATCCTCAAGCGACACCCTGAGATTCTAAAAAGTAAAGATTCTGTATGTAAGAGGGAGAGTGCTTTGTCTTTTCACTATAAGCTGCTGCAGAGGTCTGATGACAagacatctgctgggacatcacaACCCAGCAAATCTGTGAACAAAGCTCTTCTTATTGCTGAGCTAAAAGAGACTTGTCAAGAGTTGGACAACAGGAAGCTGAAACTTGAAAATCTCATCCACAGTCTTGAGCAGTCTACAGATGATGATCTTGCTGGTGAAAAGGGTGGTGACAATATGGATGAAGACAAAGAGGCTGAGGAAGAAGCTGAGGAAGAGGCTGAGGGTGCTGAGAGTGGGAGTAGTGATGCTGCTGAATGGACTAGTAGCTCAAGTGATGACAATCCTGGTGGCTCTAGTGACGAAGACAGTGATGGGTCTGATGATTAG